The following proteins are co-located in the Alcaligenes faecalis genome:
- the wecC gene encoding UDP-N-acetyl-D-mannosamine dehydrogenase — MFETLSMIGLGYIGLPTATLFASRRKKVIGVDVNAYAVDTINQGRIHIVEPELDMLVQAAVHGGYLRATLTPEPADAFLIAVPTPFLEGNKPDLSYIADAAKAIAPVLAKGNLVILESTSPVGTTEQLAQWLAEARPDLSFPQQAGEEADIQVAYCPERVLPGRVVHELVSNDRVIGGMTQKATEMATELYRIFVEGALVPTNARTAEMCKLTENSFRDVNIAFANELSLICDRLNINVWELISLANRHPRVNILQPGAGVGGHCIAVDPWFIVDKTPEEARIVRLAREINDYKPEWVVEKVKAAIAGVLSLRPDARMADIKVACLGLAFKPDIDDLRESPAVGVAKKIASLGCKVHAVEPNIKELPAKLQGTGIELSALGSALADADVVCILVKHHPFIEQVAEIRKHAQCIDVVGLFAE; from the coding sequence ATGTTTGAAACTCTCTCCATGATCGGCCTGGGCTATATTGGCCTGCCTACTGCAACATTATTCGCCTCACGCCGCAAAAAAGTCATTGGCGTTGATGTGAACGCTTACGCGGTCGACACAATTAATCAAGGCCGGATTCATATTGTTGAGCCTGAACTGGATATGCTGGTGCAGGCTGCCGTACATGGCGGTTACTTGCGCGCCACGCTGACTCCAGAACCTGCTGACGCGTTTCTGATTGCCGTCCCAACTCCTTTCCTGGAAGGCAACAAGCCTGACCTGAGCTATATCGCCGACGCCGCTAAAGCCATTGCACCCGTGCTGGCCAAAGGTAATCTGGTCATTCTGGAGTCGACGTCCCCTGTTGGTACGACTGAACAACTGGCCCAATGGTTGGCCGAAGCCCGTCCTGATTTGAGTTTCCCTCAGCAGGCAGGCGAAGAGGCTGACATTCAGGTGGCCTATTGCCCAGAGCGTGTTTTGCCAGGTCGTGTTGTTCATGAGTTGGTGAGTAACGACCGCGTGATTGGTGGCATGACTCAAAAAGCGACCGAGATGGCAACTGAGCTGTACCGAATTTTTGTGGAAGGCGCTTTGGTACCAACCAATGCCCGTACCGCTGAAATGTGCAAACTGACCGAGAACAGTTTCCGCGACGTCAATATCGCATTTGCCAACGAGCTGTCCCTGATTTGCGATCGCTTGAATATTAATGTGTGGGAACTGATCAGCCTGGCTAACCGTCACCCACGCGTTAATATTTTGCAGCCTGGTGCCGGGGTGGGTGGTCATTGCATCGCTGTGGACCCTTGGTTCATCGTGGACAAAACACCTGAAGAGGCTCGCATTGTTCGCTTGGCTCGCGAGATCAACGATTACAAACCTGAGTGGGTTGTAGAGAAAGTTAAAGCCGCTATTGCCGGCGTGCTGTCGCTGCGTCCTGATGCCCGCATGGCGGATATCAAGGTGGCATGCCTGGGTTTGGCCTTTAAACCCGATATCGATGACCTGCGTGAAAGCCCTGCTGTGGGTGTTGCCAAGAAGATTGCCAGTCTGGGCTGCAAAGTACATGCCGTAGAACCCAATATCAAAGAATTGCCTGCCAAGCTGCAAGGTACGGGTATTGAGCTGTCTGCTCTGGGTAGCGCGCTGGCTGATGCCGATGTTGTCTGCATTCTTGTCAAACATCACCCATTCATCGAGCAAGTTGCTGAAATCCGCAAGCATGCTCAGTGCATTGATGTTGTTGGGTTGTTTGCGGAATAA
- the wecB gene encoding non-hydrolyzing UDP-N-acetylglucosamine 2-epimerase, translated as MKILTVFGTRPEAIKMAPVVKALAADSAFEARVCVTGQHRQMLDQVLDIFSITPDFDLNLMKPGQDLYDITSNVLLGMRDVYKQWQPDMILVHGDTTTTMAAALSAYYAKIKVGHVEAGLRTHNKYSPWPEEMNRRQAGVLADVHFAPTEQSQSHLLHEGVDPKTVHITGNTVIDALLDVAARVRQDSELRSRFEAQFSFINPAKRLVLVTGHRRENFGSGFENICLALRQIASRGDVQVVYPVHLNPNVQEPVRRILSDVSDVHLIEPLDYLPFVYLMDRCDLLVTDSGGIQEEAPSLGKPVLVMRDTTERPEAVDAGTVRLVGTETHAIVSAATQLLDDAAEYERMARAHNPYGDGKAATRISEILKTLIS; from the coding sequence ATGAAGATTTTGACTGTATTTGGCACACGACCGGAAGCTATCAAAATGGCTCCGGTGGTTAAGGCCTTGGCTGCCGACTCAGCATTTGAAGCGCGCGTTTGCGTTACTGGCCAGCACCGTCAGATGCTGGATCAGGTTCTGGATATTTTTTCCATCACACCTGATTTTGACTTGAATCTGATGAAGCCAGGCCAGGACCTGTATGACATCACTAGTAATGTGCTGTTGGGCATGCGCGATGTCTACAAGCAATGGCAACCAGACATGATCCTGGTGCATGGTGATACGACGACCACGATGGCTGCTGCCTTGTCGGCCTATTACGCCAAGATCAAGGTTGGGCACGTAGAAGCTGGCTTGCGTACTCACAATAAATACTCGCCTTGGCCAGAGGAAATGAACCGTCGCCAAGCGGGCGTGTTGGCTGATGTGCACTTTGCTCCAACCGAGCAATCGCAGTCTCATTTATTGCATGAGGGTGTGGATCCCAAGACGGTGCATATTACAGGCAATACCGTCATTGATGCGCTGCTGGATGTAGCCGCGCGCGTACGTCAGGACTCGGAACTGCGTAGCCGTTTTGAGGCTCAGTTCTCTTTTATCAATCCAGCCAAACGCTTGGTTCTGGTGACGGGGCATCGTCGTGAGAACTTTGGTTCTGGCTTTGAAAACATCTGCCTGGCTTTGCGCCAGATTGCCTCCCGTGGCGATGTGCAGGTGGTGTATCCCGTGCACTTGAATCCAAATGTTCAGGAACCAGTACGTCGTATCTTATCCGACGTTTCCGATGTTCATTTGATCGAACCACTGGATTATTTGCCCTTTGTTTACCTAATGGATCGTTGCGACCTTTTGGTTACCGACTCCGGGGGCATTCAGGAAGAAGCGCCTTCGTTGGGCAAACCGGTATTGGTGATGCGAGACACGACCGAGCGCCCAGAAGCCGTGGATGCAGGAACGGTGCGTCTGGTGGGAACAGAAACTCACGCCATTGTCAGCGCAGCCACGCAACTGTTGGATGACGCCGCTGAATATGAGCGTATGGCGCGGGCGCACAACCCTTATGGGGACGGCAAAGCCGCCACCCGTATTAGCGAAATTCTAAAAACTTTGATCTCTTGA